Genomic window (Sediminispirochaeta smaragdinae DSM 11293):
AGAGGAGAGTCCTCCTCCTCCACACTTGACCTTGCCCCCTGAAGAGTGTTAGCGTTTCATCAATAGGTATTGTTTCAGAATAGATCATGCTACATAAGCACATGCCATTTCAGACAATCTCAGATGAACGGCCTCAGGCCGTTTTCTGTTGTCTGACAGCAATATGGGGAGGATGAGATTGCGCGTACTAGTGTTGGGATCAGGTGCGAAGGAACATGCCGTTACCTGGATGTTTTCAAAAAGTCACAGGATCTGTGGTTTGTATATTGCGCCTGGAAATGCGGGGACGAATGAACTGGGGGAGAACCTAAAGGGGATCAACCCGGCTGATCCCGAACAGGTAGCCGAGGCGTGCAGCCAGTGGAATATCGATTATGTCTTTTGCGGCATCGAGGATGCGCTTGAAAACGGGATGGTGGACCTCCTACAGAAAAGAGGAATTCCAACCTTCGGCGCGCCAAAGGCAACAACGAGATTAGAGGCGGATAAGGCCCACGGAAAAGCCTTCATGAAACGCTATGGAATTCCTTCAACGGCAGGAACCCTTGTTACAAACGCTTCTGAACTGGAAAGGGCGATACAGGAAAACAGCGGTAGGCGGCTGATCATCAAAAAAAACGGTCTTTCGCGCTGGAAGGCAATGTTCGACTCCGATCAGCCGGAGAAGCTCCTTGAATATGGTTCGCAGCTTCTGGAAAAGGATTCAATCCTTCTTGAACAGTATCATGTCGGTATAAGTCTTTCGATATTTGCCCTGACCGACGGAAACGGTTTTCTGGTTCTCCCTCCCTGTGCCGATTACAAGAGGGCAAAAGAAAACGATCAAGGCCCTGCAACCAACGGGATGGGTGCTATCTGCCCCGTTCCACCGGTAAGTAAGCAAACCATGGATCTTATACGGGATACCATCATCGGCCCCAGCTTCGAAGGATTAAAACAAGAGGGGCTTATGTACAAGGGAGTGCTCTTCTTTTCCGTCGTCCTCACTGCAGAAGGGCCCAAACTGATTGAATATCATGTCAGATTCGGGGATCCGGAAGCTCAGGTGCTCTTTTCGTTGATCAAATCGGATTTCGGCAATGTGGTTGAGGCAATTGAAAACGAAACGATCGACAGCTTCCCTATGCAATACAATGACAACTCTGCGGTAGGCGTAGTCATTGCCAGCGAAGGATATCCGGGAGAAACCGAAAAAGAGATTCCGCTTAAGCGGATTCCGGCCTTCCCGGAAAAAGAGACCCTCGTTTTTCATGGATCCACCCGGGTTGGAGAGAAAGGCGAAACACTTTCAACCAGCGGCCGCTGCTTTACCGTTGTGGGGCTTGGGAATAATATTGTCAATGCAAATACCCGTGCATACGAGGCGGTAAAACGTATTAGGTTCGACGGAGCCTGGTACAGAAACGATATCGGCAACGCTTTTTTTGAGGATTAATCACTCCACTGTTGGCGGCGGCATTCATACAGAAGGATGCCGCCGGCAACCGAAACATTAAACGAATCGATATGGCCTCGTGACGGGATGGAGATAATTTCGTCGCATCGTTCTCGTACCAGCCTGCCGATTCCTCTTCCTTCCGCGCCAAGAACCATGGCGACCTTTCCCTTCAATGAAAAATTCCATGCACTGCCTCCCCCCATATCGGCCCCATAGACCCAGAAACCCGCCTTCTTGAGGCCTTCGACGGCCCTCGGAATGTTGGGAACCACACTCCTTGGAACATGAAGGCTGGCTCCAGCAGAGACCTTATCGACGACGGCCCCATCCCCGGCGCTTCGACGTTCTGGGAGCACCACAAGATCGACGGCAAATTGATCGGCACTCCGCAAAATAGCTCCGAGGTTCTGGGGATCGGTGATTCCGTCAAGCAGCAAAATCAGGGCCTGCTCCTCTCTTGTTGCCAGCTGCTGTAAAACTGTATCGAAATCACGATTTGTAGGTGGCTTCCTTCCTGAGGAAACAGCATCGGAAAGGAACAGCAGAACTCCGCGATGATCGACCCCTCCCGAGAGATCATCAAGCTCTTCCCGGCTTACATTACGAACCTTACATCCCTTTTGTTCCGCCAGCGCAATAAGGGCGGATATCCGCTTGGACTTGCCGGAAACCATGAGTTCGGCGCCCCGATGCCGCTTTTTCAACGCTTCTTCAATTGCATGAAAACCATAGATATGCTGCCGATCCATCATCTCCTTCCTCACTGATCTTCCTCGCCGTACTTCGTTACCTTATCGACAACTCCATCGAAATCGGTATCTTGTCGCAGCTCTTCGACGTAGGCCCCATCTTTGATGAAGACCCAAATATCAAGCATACCATCACTGTTCGAATCAATCTCCCTCCGAAGCAGCTTCCCTTCCCCTCCATAGACGCAAAAATCGTCCATCTCTCCGTCACGATCGTAATCAAGCATCTCATAGCGCTTATTTCCGTCATGGTCGGAGATAACTATATAATCGATATTTCCGTCCCCGCTGGTATCAAACTGATCGGGAGGCACGCCGACCGGATCAGAAAGGGCATGGTCACGGAATTCACGGACAGAGAGAAAAACATTATTTCCATCTTCTTGCCCTCTCTCTTCCGCATAGAGCGAGGGGGCATAGCATATCAACAGAAGAAAAAATAGAGTAACGAGGCTTTTCATTGCATACGGCTCCTGCAGAGAGAAATCCTTTTAAGTATCGGAAGGAG
Coding sequences:
- the purD gene encoding phosphoribosylamine--glycine ligase; this translates as MRLRVLVLGSGAKEHAVTWMFSKSHRICGLYIAPGNAGTNELGENLKGINPADPEQVAEACSQWNIDYVFCGIEDALENGMVDLLQKRGIPTFGAPKATTRLEADKAHGKAFMKRYGIPSTAGTLVTNASELERAIQENSGRRLIIKKNGLSRWKAMFDSDQPEKLLEYGSQLLEKDSILLEQYHVGISLSIFALTDGNGFLVLPPCADYKRAKENDQGPATNGMGAICPVPPVSKQTMDLIRDTIIGPSFEGLKQEGLMYKGVLFFSVVLTAEGPKLIEYHVRFGDPEAQVLFSLIKSDFGNVVEAIENETIDSFPMQYNDNSAVGVVIASEGYPGETEKEIPLKRIPAFPEKETLVFHGSTRVGEKGETLSTSGRCFTVVGLGNNIVNANTRAYEAVKRIRFDGAWYRNDIGNAFFED
- the rlmB gene encoding 23S rRNA (guanosine(2251)-2'-O)-methyltransferase RlmB, producing MMDRQHIYGFHAIEEALKKRHRGAELMVSGKSKRISALIALAEQKGCKVRNVSREELDDLSGGVDHRGVLLFLSDAVSSGRKPPTNRDFDTVLQQLATREEQALILLLDGITDPQNLGAILRSADQFAVDLVVLPERRSAGDGAVVDKVSAGASLHVPRSVVPNIPRAVEGLKKAGFWVYGADMGGGSAWNFSLKGKVAMVLGAEGRGIGRLVRERCDEIISIPSRGHIDSFNVSVAGGILLYECRRQQWSD